A part of Aegilops tauschii subsp. strangulata cultivar AL8/78 chromosome 2, Aet v6.0, whole genome shotgun sequence genomic DNA contains:
- the LOC109764843 gene encoding receptor-like protein 6 translates to MPAMMAHLLPLALLLLFLLQIKLVAISSLLPSAGTFANHTTIIPVRCLPDEALALLRLKLSFTASDESVVAFQSWKASTDCCSWEGIHCSGTSGHVISLDLGDRGLESNHLHSVLFDLTSLRCLNLGGNNFSLSKIPSTGFEKLTSLTHLNLSNSNFAGQVPAYSIGRLTDLVSLDLSFNSEIIELFDAGYVVYGDWTNLHQLTLPNFTALVANLTNLEELHLGMIDMFVQGDEWCNALAKYTPNLRVLSLPFCWLTGPICGSLAGLQSLSIVDLQFNRLTGPIPKFFSNFSSLTVLQLSYNHLEGRFPSVIFRHKKLVTIDLRANYNISGNLPNFSTDSSQLENLLVGRTNFSGTIPTSISNLKCLKKLGLDVIGFAGELPSSIGRLRSLNSLQLSGLELVGSVPSWITNLTSLEVLEVSHCGLNGPIPSSIGELNKLRKLALYKCNFSGKIPSGILNLTQLDTLQLHSNNLIGTMQLNSLWKLQNLSDLNLSNNKLNVIDQEDNSSLTSFPNIVYLGLASCNIKKFPNILRHSNGICGVDLSSNMIHGAIPQWVWEKLTDHDLFFLNLSHNEFTTIGYDTFRPFSASIFDLSFNMFEGPIPIPQHSEVLDYSRNHFSSMPLNISTQLDGTYYFKASRNHLSGNIPPYFCNTWLEILDLSYNNLNGSIPSCLMEDANALQVLNLKENQLYGELPHNINESCMFEVLDFSGNRIEGQLPRSLTSCQYLEVLDIGNNQVSDSFPCWMMALSRLQVLVLNSNKLFGQLSPSTGDEKNTCEFRSLRILDLASNNLSGTLTGDWFIRLKSMKVEAAKETSIMEYNGYQHPAYQVNTVLTYKGSYMFFSKILTTLVFIDVSNNAMHGSIPGAIGELYLLQALNMSHNSFTGQIPSQFGRLHQVESLDLSSNDISGEIPQEISSIDF, encoded by the coding sequence ATGCCCGCCATGATGGCACATCTCCTGCCATTagcgctgctgctgctgttcCTCCTACAAATCAAGCTCGTGGCAATAAGCTCGCTTCTCCCTTCGGCTGGTACGTTCGCCAACCACACCACCATAATACCTGTTCGATGCTTGCCGGACGAGGCGTTGGCACTGCTCCGGCTGAAACTTTCCTTCACCGCCTCCGATGAGTCCGTCGTGGCCTTTCAGTCGTGGAAGGCCAGCACGGACTGCTGCAGTTGGGAGGGCATCCACTGCAGTGGCACTAGCGGCCACGTCATTTCTCTGGATCTGGGTGATCGTGGCTTGGAGAGTAACCATCTCCATTCTGTGCTCTTCGATCTGACCTCCCTCAGGTGTCTCAACCTGGGTGGAAACAACTTCAGTCTTTCCAAAATCCCATCCACCGGGTTTGAGAAGCTCACCAGTCTCACCCATCTCAACCTCTCCAACTCCAACTTCGCGGGACAAGTGCCAGCCTATAGCATTGGCCGCCTCACGGATTTGGTCTCTCTCGACCTGTCCTTCAATTCTGAAATTATTGAGCTGTTTGACGCTGGTTACGTCGTTTATGGTGATTGGACCAACCTGCATCAGCTCACACTGCCTAACTTTACAGCCTTGGTTGCCAATCTTACAAATTTGGAGGAGCTCCATCTTGGTATGATTGACATGTTCGTTCAAGGAGACGAGTGGTGCAATGCTCTAGCCAAGTACACACCAAATCTCCGTGTTCTTAGCTTGCCCTTTTGCTGGCTCACTGGCCCCATTTGTGGATCGCTCGCTGGTTTGCAATCACTATCTATTGTCGATCTCCAGTTCAATCGGTTGACCGGTCCAATTCCAAAATTCTTTTCCAACTTCTCCTCTTTGACTGTTCTCCAACTAAGCTATAATCACCTTGAAGGTCGTTTTCCTTCAGTAATCTTTCGACATAAAAAACTAGTGACTATTGATCTTCGCGCTAATTACAACATATCAGGTAATCTACCGAATTTCTCAACTGATAGTAGTCAGCTTGAAAATTTGCTTGTGGGGCGCACCAATTTCTCCGGTACAATACCAACTTCAATTAGCAATCTCAAATGTTTGAAGAAACTAGGGCTTGATGTGATAGGTTTTGCTGGAGAGCTGCCCTCATCAATTGGTAGGCTTAGATCCTTGAATTCATTGCAGCTCTCTGGGTTAGAACTAGTAGGATCTGTACCATCATGGATCACAAACTTAACATCCCTGGAGGTTCTAGAAGTTTCCCACTGTGGCTTAAATGGACCAATACCTTCTTCCATTGGTGAGTTGAACAAACTGAGGAAACTGGCACTATATAAGTGCAATTTTTCAGGAAAAATACCTTCAGGTATATTGAACTTAACTCAACTAGATACTCTCCAACTTCATTCAAACAATCTCATTGGCACAATGCAACTTAACTCGTTATGGAAACTGCAAAACCTATCTGATTTGAATCTCTCAAACAACAAACTGAATGTAATAGACCAAGAAGATAATTCTTCATTGACATCCTTCCCCAATATTGTCTATCTAGGTTTAGCATCATGTAACATAAAAAAATTCCCAAACATTCTGAGACACTCAAATGGGATATGTGGAGTTGATCTATCAAGTAACATGATTCATGGGGCCATACCCCAGTGGGTTTGGGAGAAATTGACAGACCATGACCTTTTCTTTTTGAACTTATCGCACAATGAATTTACTACCATTGGGTATGACACCTTCCGTCCTTTTTCTGCATCGATATTTGACCTCAGTTTTAACATGTTTGAGGGTCCAATACCTATACCCCAACACTCTGAGGTCCTTGATTACTCAAGGAACCATTTCTCATCCATGCCTCTTAATATTTCTACGCAACTCGATGGAACTTACTACTTCAAGGCATCAAGAAACCACCTCTCAGGGAACATCCCACCATATTTTTGTAACACATGGCTAGAAATTCTTGACCTTTCTTACAATAACCTCAATGGTTCTATCCCGTCATGCCTAATGGAGGATGCAAATGCATTGCAAGTTCTGAATCTAAAAGAAAATCAACTTTATGGAGAGTTACCACATAATATCAATGAAAGTTGCATGTTTGAGGTACTAGACTTCAGTGGCAACCGGATTGAAGGACAGTTACCTAGATCTCTAACTTCTTGCCAATACTTGGAGGTCCTTGATATTGGAAACAATCAAGTTAGTGATTCTTTCCCATGTTGGATGATGGCACTATCCAGACTTCAAGTCCTTGTACTAAATTCTAACAAGTTATTTGGACAACTATCACCTTCTACCGGCGATGAGAAAAACACTTGTGAGTTTCGAAGTCTGCGGATCCTTGATCTGGCCTCCAACAATTTATCAGGGACACTCACAGGAGATTGGTTTATTAGATTGAAGTCCATGAAGGTTGAAGCTGCAAAAGAGACATCAATCATGGAATATAACGGCTATCAACACCCAGCATATCAAGTTAACACCGTGCTCACATACAAAGGGTCTTACATGTTCTTTTCCAAAATATTAACAACCCTTGTATTCATTGATGTCTCAAACAATGCAATGCATGGTAGCATCCCTGGAGCTATTGGAGAACTTTATTTGCTGCAAGCGCTCAACATGTCACACAACTCCTTCACGGGACAGATTCCATCTCAGTTCGGTCGTTTGCACCAAGTGGAGTCTTTGGACCTCTCATCAAATGATATTTCAGGAGAGATTCCACAGGAGATATCATCTATCGACTTCTGA